From a single Candidatus Omnitrophota bacterium genomic region:
- a CDS encoding nucleotidyl transferase AbiEii/AbiGii toxin family protein, producing MTAGEPSGSRVHEDPDLFREAVNFTAAETAFAPRLIEKDYFCTVLLEYLEAADEALVFKGGTCLAKVHAGFYRLSEDLDFVIPMPTDASRAERSARMAGMKKALAALARHLPAFRIVQPLTGANSSTQYIAAIGYTSQLSRQEDTIAIEVGLREPLLTPVLSGVAETILLDPVSGQPLVQPSTVRCMSRTEAFAEKFRAALSRREVAIRDFFDIDYAVRRLDLQPHDVELVRLVRRKLAVPGHVPVDVSEPRLAALRQQLEPQLKPVLRASDFAEFDLERAFGTVAEMATKIV from the coding sequence ATGACCGCGGGTGAGCCATCCGGCAGTCGTGTTCATGAAGACCCCGATCTGTTTCGCGAAGCGGTGAATTTCACGGCGGCCGAGACGGCGTTCGCGCCGCGGCTCATCGAGAAAGACTACTTCTGTACCGTACTGCTGGAGTATCTGGAGGCGGCGGATGAGGCGCTGGTTTTCAAAGGGGGCACATGCCTGGCCAAGGTGCATGCCGGATTCTACCGCCTGAGCGAGGACTTGGATTTTGTCATTCCCATGCCCACCGATGCCTCCCGCGCCGAACGGAGCGCCCGAATGGCAGGGATGAAGAAAGCGCTCGCCGCGCTTGCGCGCCACCTGCCGGCGTTCCGCATCGTGCAGCCGTTGACCGGGGCGAACAGTTCGACGCAATACATCGCGGCCATCGGCTACACGTCGCAGCTCAGCCGGCAGGAAGACACCATCGCGATCGAGGTTGGCTTGCGCGAACCCCTCTTGACGCCCGTGCTTAGCGGTGTGGCGGAGACGATCCTGCTCGATCCGGTCTCCGGTCAGCCGCTCGTGCAGCCGTCCACCGTGCGGTGCATGTCGCGGACGGAAGCATTTGCGGAGAAGTTCAGGGCCGCCTTGTCCCGACGCGAAGTGGCCATCCGTGATTTCTTCGATATTGATTACGCGGTGCGCCGGCTGGACCTTCAACCGCACGATGTTGAGTTAGTCCGACTGGTCCGACGGAAACTGGCGGTGCCTGGCCATGTGCCGGTGGATGTCTCCGAGCCTCGTCTGGCCGCGCTTCGGCAACAGCTTGAACCGCAATTGAAGCCCGTGCTGCGGGCAAGCGATTTCGCGGAGTTCGATCTGGAACGAGCGTTCGGAACGGTTGCCGAAATGGCGACCAAGATAGTCTGA
- a CDS encoding diphthine--ammonia ligase, translated as MCWSGGKDSALALYTVLQDPTLRVAALLTTVTEGYERISMHGVRRALLEQQANLLGLPLEQVRIPIKASNAIYEAAMRELLLRYQARGVSRVVFGDLFLEDIRRYRETNLAQLNMRGLFPLWQKDTQQLARDFIAAGFRAILVCIDPKQLDPGFCGREFDASLLDELPASADPCGEKGEFHTFVYDGPIFRHPIPLTKGEIVERDGFYFCDLLPATPSDASKLALK; from the coding sequence ATGTGTTGGAGCGGAGGCAAAGATAGCGCCCTCGCGCTCTACACCGTGCTCCAAGACCCAACCCTCCGCGTTGCAGCGCTCCTGACCACGGTGACCGAAGGCTATGAGCGCATCAGCATGCACGGGGTTCGCCGAGCGCTGTTAGAGCAACAGGCGAACCTCCTGGGGTTGCCGCTGGAGCAGGTGCGCATCCCTATCAAGGCCTCGAATGCGATCTACGAAGCGGCGATGCGCGAGCTGCTCTTGCGCTACCAAGCCCGCGGAGTCTCGCGCGTCGTCTTCGGCGATCTGTTCCTCGAAGACATCCGTCGCTACCGGGAAACCAACCTCGCTCAACTGAACATGCGAGGGCTCTTTCCCTTGTGGCAGAAAGATACGCAGCAACTGGCCCGTGATTTCATCGCGGCTGGCTTCCGAGCCATCCTGGTTTGCATCGACCCCAAACAACTCGATCCCGGCTTCTGCGGGCGGGAGTTTGACGCATCCCTCCTCGATGAGCTGCCGGCCTCGGCCGATCCTTGCGGCGAAAAGGGAGAGTTCCACACCTTTGTGTATGATGGCCCCATCTTTCGCCATCCGATTCCGCTGACCAAGGGTGAGATCGTTGAGCGAGACGGCTTCTATTTCTGCGACCTCCTCCCCGCCACTCCTTCCGATGCCTCTAAGCTCGCCCTAAAATGA